Within Halorussus sp. MSC15.2, the genomic segment ACCGGAGCGTCTCTATCTCCTCGCGCGGGATTTCGGCCGCGACCAGCGGCAGGACCGGGTCCACGACCGAGTAGCCCCGCGATTCGAGGGCGTCGGCCACCCACTCGGCGTTCGCCTGCCCGCGCTCGTAGTTCTCGCGGTAGCCCTCGGGCCACAGCGCCTCCATGGCGGCGTGGGCGCCCGCAACGCCCGCGCCGCTCCGGGTCCCGGTCAGGGTTGCCTGCGAGGTGGATTCGAGGTACGGCGTATCGACCGCGAGCGCGTCCAGAATCGCCTCGTCGCGCGCGAGGAAGCCCCCGGCGGGCACCGGCGCGCGGCCCATCTTGTGCGGGTCGATGGCCATGGTATCGACCGGCGCGTCCTCGAAGTTCCACGCCCAGTCGGTGAACGGGAGGACGAACCCGCCCCACGCCGCGTCCACGTGGAGGAGCGCGTCCGCGTCGGCGGCCGCGTCCGCGAGCGCCGGAATCGGGTCCACCCGGCCGTACTCGGTGGTCCCGGCCACGCCCACCACGAGCGCGGTGTCCTCGTCGGCGAGTCGCCGGACGTCCGCGAGGTCCGCGCGGCGGTCGTCGTCGGTCGCGGCGAGGCGCAACTCCACGTCGAGCACGTCGGCGGCCTTCTGGAAACTGAAGTGGGCGCTCTCGGGTGCGACGACGTTCGGGTCGGGCGAGTCGGCGAGGTTCCGGGCCGCGCGCACGGCCTGCAGGTTGGCCTCGGTCCCGCCGCTGGCGACGTAGCCGTTGGGGTCGGCCAGCCCCGTCATCTCGCCGAGCATCTCGACCGCCTCGCGCTCCAACTCGGCGACCGCGGGGTAGGTCGTGGGGTCGCCGGGGTTGTCCGCGAGGTATCTGGCGGCGGCCTCGCGGGCGTCGGGGTGGGGTTCGGTACACATC encodes:
- the mfnA gene encoding tyrosine decarboxylase MfnA, which encodes MQRAPQDFGRVLSSMCTEPHPDAREAAARYLADNPGDPTTYPAVAELEREAVEMLGEMTGLADPNGYVASGGTEANLQAVRAARNLADSPDPNVVAPESAHFSFQKAADVLDVELRLAATDDDRRADLADVRRLADEDTALVVGVAGTTEYGRVDPIPALADAAADADALLHVDAAWGGFVLPFTDWAWNFEDAPVDTMAIDPHKMGRAPVPAGGFLARDEAILDALAVDTPYLESTSQATLTGTRSGAGVAGAHAAMEALWPEGYRENYERGQANAEWVADALESRGYSVVDPVLPLVAAEIPREEIETLRSEGWRVSPTASGELRVVCMPHVTREMLESFVADLDAL